The Miscanthus floridulus cultivar M001 chromosome 7, ASM1932011v1, whole genome shotgun sequence genome includes a region encoding these proteins:
- the LOC136467826 gene encoding replication protein A 70 kDa DNA-binding subunit A-like isoform X1 produces the protein MARAKLTPNAVAAAMAGDTNLKPVVQVVDLRSIAVTGGSRLRFRAIISDGVATGHALFASQLFDLARSGVVRRGSVVQLLDYIVNDVGSNWNRKAIVILNMEVLAAECEIIGNPALPPDSGDSNSMREDQFNGAPQNGSMAGSALNKVARPSDNAQVIQRSMAGNSLNMVPRPSDVFQPTVQPSYRPAPKYRNHGTIMKNDAPARITPISTLNPYQGRWAIKGRVAAKGEIRRYHNAKGDGKVFSFDLLDSDGGEIRATCFNTLVDRFYEVVEVGKVYVVSRGNLKPARKDYNHLNNEWEIFLEFQSTIELCLDENSSIPAQRFSFSSIDKIEDSENNAIVDVIGVVTSVNPSTTIQRKNGMEAQKRTITLKDMSGRSVELTMWGDFCNREGLQLQEMVECGAFPVLAVKAGKVNDYSGKSVGTISSSQLLINPDLAEAHSLRQWFDCGGRDASTQSISRDFTPSASRNEIRKTIAQIKDDGLGMGDKPDWVTVKAAVTFIKTDPFCYTACPNVVGDRQCGKKVTKSDSGNWLCDKCNQEFPECDYRYLLQLNIQDHTGTTSATAFQEAGQELLGCSARELNMFKENEDPRYTAVLIHCLYQNYLLRLKVKEEQYGDERRVKNTVAKVERVDPLAESKFLLDSISRFIV, from the exons ATGGCGAGGGCGAAGCTGACCCCGAAcgccgtggcggcggcgatggcgggaGACACCAACCTCAAGCCGGTGGTGCAGGTCGTCGACCTCCGGAGCATCGCGGTCACTGGGGGCTCCAGGCTCAGGTTCCGCGCCATCATCTCCGATGGCGTCGCCACGGGGCACGCGCTCTTCGCCTCGCAGCTCTTCGACCTCGCGCGCTCCGGCGTCGTCCGCCGCGGCTCGGTCGTGCAGCTTCTCGACTACATCGTCAACGACGTCGGCTCCAACTGGAACAGAAA GGCTATTGTTATTCTGAACATGGAGGTTCTTGCTGCAGAGTGTGAGATTATTGGAAATCCAGCACTACCTCCTGATTCTGGAGATTCTAATTCCATGAGAGAAGACCAGTTTAATGGAGCACCTCAAAATGGTTCAATGGCAGGGAGTGCTTTGAACAAAGTGGCAAGGCCCTCTGACAATGCTCAAGTAATCCAGAGATCGATGGCAGGGAACTCTTTGAACATGGTCCCTAGGCCAAGTGACGTCTTCCAACCAACAGTACAGCCATCCTATCGCCCTGCACCCAAGTACAGAAACCATGGCACAATCATGAAAAACGATGCTCCTGCTAGAATAACCCCCATATCTACTCTAAATCCTTATCAGGGCCGCTGGGCTATCAAGGGTCGAGTAGCTGCCAAAGGAGAGATCCGCCGGTACCATAATGCAAAAGGTGATGGCAAAGTGTTCTCTTTTGACCTGCTTGATTCTGATGGTGGTGAGATTCGGGCTACATGTTTCAATACTCTTGTTGATCGCTTCTATGAAGTTGTGGAAGTTGGTAAGGTCTATGTGGTATCTAGAGGAAACTTGAAACCCGCAAGGAAGGACTACAACCATCTGAATAATGAGTGGGAGATTTTCTTGGAATTTCAGTCGACTATTGAACTTTGTCTTGATGAGAACAGTTCTATTCCTGCCCAGCGGTTTAGCTTCTCTTCTATTGATAAAATTGAAGATTCAGAGAACAATGCTATTGTTGATGTCATTGGTGTTGTTACATCTGTCAACCCTAGTACTACAATACAGAGGAAAAATGGTATGGAAGCTCAGAAAAGGACCATCACCCTGAAGGATATGTCTGGTCGAAGTGTTGAGCTTACCATGTGGGGTGACTTCTGCAACAGAGAAGGCTTGCAGCTGCAAGAAATGGTTGAATGCGGGGCGTTTCCTGTACTGGCTGTCAAAGCTGGAAAAGTCAATGATTACAGTGGGAAGTCTGTTGGCACAATTTCTTCATCTCAACTCCTCATAAACCCTGATCTTGCTGAGGCTCATTCTCTCAGGCAGTGGTTTGATTGTGGAGGAAGAGATGCTTCTACTCAGTCCATATCCAGGGATTTTACTCCTTCAGCATCAAGGAATGAGATCCGAAAGACAATAGCACAGATAAAGGATGATGGTCTTGGAATGGGGGACAAACCCGATTGGGTCACGGTGAAGGCTGCTGTTACATTCATCAAAACCGACCCCTTCTGCTACACAGCTTGCCCCAATGTGGTTGGAGACAGGCAATGTGGTAAAAAGGTGACAAAGTCTGATTCAGGCAACTGGCTATGTGACAAGTGCAATCAAGAGTTTCCAGAGTGTGATTACAGGTATCTCCTGCAGTTGAACATTCAAGATCACACGGGAACAACTTCTGCGACAGCATTTCAAGAGGCTGGACAGGAGCTACTTGGTTGCTCAGCACGAGAGCTCAACATGTTTAAAGAGAACGAAGATCCTCGCTACACAGCTGTCTTGATCCATTGCTTGTATCAGAATTATTTGTTGAGGCTAAAAGTGAAGGAAGAACAATACGGCGACGAGCGACGAGTGAAGAACACTGTGGCCAAGGTGGAGAGGGTGGATCCTTTGGCTGAGAGTAAATTTCTGCTTGATTCCATTTCAAGGTTTATAGTATGA
- the LOC136467826 gene encoding replication protein A 70 kDa DNA-binding subunit A-like isoform X2 encodes MASPRGTRSSPRSSSTSRAPASSAAARSCSFSTTSSTTSAPTGTESISPLRPARHKKLGPICSVPAIMCLLVPSGWAIVILNMEVLAAECEIIGNPALPPDSGDSNSMREDQFNGAPQNGSMAGSALNKVARPSDNAQVIQRSMAGNSLNMVPRPSDVFQPTVQPSYRPAPKYRNHGTIMKNDAPARITPISTLNPYQGRWAIKGRVAAKGEIRRYHNAKGDGKVFSFDLLDSDGGEIRATCFNTLVDRFYEVVEVGKVYVVSRGNLKPARKDYNHLNNEWEIFLEFQSTIELCLDENSSIPAQRFSFSSIDKIEDSENNAIVDVIGVVTSVNPSTTIQRKNGMEAQKRTITLKDMSGRSVELTMWGDFCNREGLQLQEMVECGAFPVLAVKAGKVNDYSGKSVGTISSSQLLINPDLAEAHSLRQWFDCGGRDASTQSISRDFTPSASRNEIRKTIAQIKDDGLGMGDKPDWVTVKAAVTFIKTDPFCYTACPNVVGDRQCGKKVTKSDSGNWLCDKCNQEFPECDYRYLLQLNIQDHTGTTSATAFQEAGQELLGCSARELNMFKENEDPRYTAVLIHCLYQNYLLRLKVKEEQYGDERRVKNTVAKVERVDPLAESKFLLDSISRFIV; translated from the exons ATGGCGTCGCCACGGGGCACGCGCTCTTCGCCTCGCAGCTCTTCGACCTCGCGCGCTCCGGCGTCGTCCGCCGCGGCTCGGTCGTGCAGCTTCTCGACTACATCGTCAACGACGTCGGCTCCAACTGGAACAGAAAGTATATCTCCCCTCAGGCCTGCGAGGCATAAGAAATTGGGTCCAATTTGTTCGGTACCTGCGATTATGTGCTTGTTAGTTCCATCTGGTTG GGCTATTGTTATTCTGAACATGGAGGTTCTTGCTGCAGAGTGTGAGATTATTGGAAATCCAGCACTACCTCCTGATTCTGGAGATTCTAATTCCATGAGAGAAGACCAGTTTAATGGAGCACCTCAAAATGGTTCAATGGCAGGGAGTGCTTTGAACAAAGTGGCAAGGCCCTCTGACAATGCTCAAGTAATCCAGAGATCGATGGCAGGGAACTCTTTGAACATGGTCCCTAGGCCAAGTGACGTCTTCCAACCAACAGTACAGCCATCCTATCGCCCTGCACCCAAGTACAGAAACCATGGCACAATCATGAAAAACGATGCTCCTGCTAGAATAACCCCCATATCTACTCTAAATCCTTATCAGGGCCGCTGGGCTATCAAGGGTCGAGTAGCTGCCAAAGGAGAGATCCGCCGGTACCATAATGCAAAAGGTGATGGCAAAGTGTTCTCTTTTGACCTGCTTGATTCTGATGGTGGTGAGATTCGGGCTACATGTTTCAATACTCTTGTTGATCGCTTCTATGAAGTTGTGGAAGTTGGTAAGGTCTATGTGGTATCTAGAGGAAACTTGAAACCCGCAAGGAAGGACTACAACCATCTGAATAATGAGTGGGAGATTTTCTTGGAATTTCAGTCGACTATTGAACTTTGTCTTGATGAGAACAGTTCTATTCCTGCCCAGCGGTTTAGCTTCTCTTCTATTGATAAAATTGAAGATTCAGAGAACAATGCTATTGTTGATGTCATTGGTGTTGTTACATCTGTCAACCCTAGTACTACAATACAGAGGAAAAATGGTATGGAAGCTCAGAAAAGGACCATCACCCTGAAGGATATGTCTGGTCGAAGTGTTGAGCTTACCATGTGGGGTGACTTCTGCAACAGAGAAGGCTTGCAGCTGCAAGAAATGGTTGAATGCGGGGCGTTTCCTGTACTGGCTGTCAAAGCTGGAAAAGTCAATGATTACAGTGGGAAGTCTGTTGGCACAATTTCTTCATCTCAACTCCTCATAAACCCTGATCTTGCTGAGGCTCATTCTCTCAGGCAGTGGTTTGATTGTGGAGGAAGAGATGCTTCTACTCAGTCCATATCCAGGGATTTTACTCCTTCAGCATCAAGGAATGAGATCCGAAAGACAATAGCACAGATAAAGGATGATGGTCTTGGAATGGGGGACAAACCCGATTGGGTCACGGTGAAGGCTGCTGTTACATTCATCAAAACCGACCCCTTCTGCTACACAGCTTGCCCCAATGTGGTTGGAGACAGGCAATGTGGTAAAAAGGTGACAAAGTCTGATTCAGGCAACTGGCTATGTGACAAGTGCAATCAAGAGTTTCCAGAGTGTGATTACAGGTATCTCCTGCAGTTGAACATTCAAGATCACACGGGAACAACTTCTGCGACAGCATTTCAAGAGGCTGGACAGGAGCTACTTGGTTGCTCAGCACGAGAGCTCAACATGTTTAAAGAGAACGAAGATCCTCGCTACACAGCTGTCTTGATCCATTGCTTGTATCAGAATTATTTGTTGAGGCTAAAAGTGAAGGAAGAACAATACGGCGACGAGCGACGAGTGAAGAACACTGTGGCCAAGGTGGAGAGGGTGGATCCTTTGGCTGAGAGTAAATTTCTGCTTGATTCCATTTCAAGGTTTATAGTATGA